AATAAAAAAGCTATTAGGGATAGGGACTCCTCGGGCAGCCGCGTGAGAATGTTTCATGAATTGCCCGACAACAATATATTTCTCTCCAGGAAATGGCTTAATAACCTGCTTCATTTCTAGCGTCCACGACTCGCAGTAGGCCCCGTCAGATTGATTGGGAGTCAAAGTTCCATAAATCGGAGATTGTTTAATACACTTGAGCTCTTCCTCTATTGAATCGAAATAAACGCCTTTGTTACGGAGTAATGAAAGGGCTTTCATCCAAAATAACTCCGTGTCTTGATGGTGATCAAGTGTTTTGGTGCTTTGGAATAAGTTAGAGACTTTGTCGGTTGTGGTTGTTTGAGACTGAATTTGAAAGCGCTTATTCAAAAGTTTAATGGAGGAGTCTTCTTCAAGACTTTGTCGGTTGGGTAGAAGAATTTGATTACAAATAAAGCGTTTCGTAATGGAAAGCCCCCCTATTCGGCAAAGATAAGAGCGGATCGTGCGCCAAAAACCGGAACTTTTCTGTGAAACATCGTCTGGATTGAGGTCGATTAAGGCATTGAAATTTTTAATTGTGGAGAAAAAACGTTTGGCTAAGGCTTGGTGTGAAGGAGAGCCTTGTTCGAGCTTGTATATATATGGATAATGATTTTTTAGAATGCCAATGGCATTTAAAAGGTCATCTTGAACTTCTTCTCGAATTTGGTTGTGCCTTTTCCGAATTTCTTCCGAAAAAATCGAGGCAATGCAAGAGCTTAACATGCGGACTTGTTTTTTGATCTGATAGGCGCGCCCACGCCCCAATAGGGGCTCTGCTGTTTTTAAATGATAGACATGCGGAAATGGTTCTTGCGCATTTTGCGCAGTAAACTCTTCAAGTTTAGTCAGAGCAGCATCAACTGCTACAGAAGGGTCAAAGACTGGGAGTCCCTCAGATCTCTCACGCATTGTAAATCTTCCATAAAGTTCAACAGAAATTACTTTGTCTATTAAATGTTAAGGTTTGATTAAGCTGACATACAAAAAGTTAGGGCTCAATTTCAGGCAAGGGTTTGCCAGCTGGAGCTTTTAACTTCAATGAGGTCTCTGCAATAATTTCATAAGAGGATTTGACTTCGAAAGCTTTTTCAATGGAAATCAGGTCGCCTCTTCGCAAAAAGTCAAATGCTTTTGATTCAGGAGGGTGTTCTGGTAAGCGAGAAGATAGGGATTTTTTCCCTCCCGTTCCACAAAGATAAAACTTTTTCCCTTGGAAAGAGTCAACAGGGGGGCTAATAATCCGATACAGCGCTTGTTCCTGTTCGAGCTTTGGCCAGGCAGCTTGGGGGCTTCTTAAGATCAGATAAGACATTTTTAAGGAGCTAAGATTAATCTGAGCTGCACGTTGTAGTTCCTTAATCAGATAAGGCTTTTCAAATTCACGTTGTGCATAACAGGGGCTATTGCTAGTTTGCAGAGCAGGGCATTCTCCTTGCCACACACAAGGTGCTTGAATTGGAACTCTTTTCTTGACCATGGCGTCGCGGATTTGAAGAATGCGATTATTAGATTCTCCGAAGGAATTACCTACAATTACAAGATAGCCATGTGGAGTCAGTAAACGAAGCAGATAATCTAAAAACTGTTGCTGCTTTTCAATAGCACCTTTGACAGAAATTGGAAAAAGCTCTTCCAAGCAATGCCCTAAGATGATGCAGTCAAATTCCCCAGAAACAGGTAAAGAAGAGGGGTGTTCCCAGCGCCGTATTTGGATAGGAAAGCCGTAGCGTCCTGAAATTTCACCTGCGAGTTGTAAGGCGGTTTGATTTTGATCTAAGGCAAAAACTTCGCGGGCACCATGTTTCAGAGCGGCAAAAGAAAAAGGGGCTGGGCCGCTGCAGAGGTCTAAAATCCGTTTTGGAGAGGATGGGAGTTCTCCAAGTAATGATAAGCCTTGTTGGTAGTGAACAACCCATTGATACAGAAGATAAGCACCGAGGAGCTTAGGATCTTCAAAGTAATGTTTTTTGGGTGGGGTTCCTGCATTAAAAGCTTCTTGTAGTTGAGTGATTGCTTCAACAACTCCACGAAATTCTCTTGTTTGTAAGCGATCAGAAGGGCCAGAAATTTTATGAAAGCGTCGCCACGTTCCCATTAAAAGTGGAATTAAAGTTTCAAGATCGGCTTTTGGAATAGGTTTTCTTTTCATAATTTTTCGGAGTCCGTTTTATTCAAAAAGGAGGGTTTGTTCACGAGCGGTCATTTCTCTCCACTCACCAGGTTGTAAAGGACCTAGATGTAGTCCCCCAATTCGAATACGTGTTAATTCTAAAACAGGGAGTTTTACAGATTCCATCAAAAGACGGATCTCTCTCTTTTTCCCTTCGGCAATCGTAATTTTTAGGGTCCCTCGTCTCACTTTACTGACTCGGATAGGACGTACAAACGTTTTCTCAACAAGAGTTCCACTAGAAAGCGCACTTAAATGCTCTGCTTCCACTTCCTCATTTGTTTTAACTAAGTATTCTTTGTGAATATTTGCTGATGGATGGATCACGCGATTGGCAAAGTGGCCATCGTTTGTGACGATGATCAATCCGCTTGTATCTTTATCTAATCTGCCGACCGTAAATAGTCTTTCTTCAACTGTGTCAAACAAGTCTAAAACAATTTTGGAGTCTTTATTTCGTTTGTTCGAGCAGATGTATCCAATAGGTTTATTTAAAATGTAATAGACTTTATTTTGTTTTTTGCCGACAGATTGCCCCTTACAAGTGATGACATCGTTTTCATCCACTAATGTTTGAGGAACGAGAGTGACTTCTCCATTAACGGTGACACAACCGTCGAAAATCAGCATTTCACAAGCTCTGCGCGATGCAACACCTGCAGCAGCCATCACTTTACTTAATCTTTGTTTTGTTTTATCCATCGAGTAATCTTTAATGTAATGATTAAAGAAAATAATAAAGAAGTTCTTAAAAAAAGTCAAAAGATAAAAAAAATTAAACAAATCGTTTGCTTTAGCTATTTTCCTTGTGTTTTTTCAATAGCAAATTTAAAAAAGGAAAATATAAGAACCTTGAGGAGGAACAATGAAAAGACGGGGCATTTTATTCGTTGCTTTTTTACTGGTATCGCAGAGCTTATGTGCTTTGCTGTCTCCCTTAGCGCAAAGTAGCGTAGAGATTAAAGCTATCCTAGACGATAAGAAGTTTTCAGAATCGATTGGAGCAGGGGAAGTGATTGAAAAAATCAAAAAAAAGAAAGAGGGGTATGAAATTGAAACATCTCGCTCTAAATTATTTGTAAAAGTGATTCCTATTCCAAGTCATAAAATCGGTCCCCAGCAATTTCAATTAGAATTTAGTGAGCCTGAACATCTAAAAGATGATAAATAATCTGCATGATAAGCCTGGATGAATAGCCATTCAGGCTTAAGCCAATTGATATCCATTTTCAATTTTCTTTGCTGGTTCTAAAATGGCTCGGCCACTCACCGCGCAAAGAATGGCGGATGCTTCATAAGGAAAGTCCTCTTATTGTAAATTTAAAAGGGACAGGGCTTGTTTCCCTATTAAGCTTCCAACCCAAAAATTTTGCTTAAATAGACCCATACCCAATTTTTGGGTGCTTCCGAAATTCAATCTTATAAATACTGTTTTGTAATCCTTATGCAATTCTTCTTTTTCGATTTTTTCTATCTTCCCGATCTTCAAATCTACTTTTAAAAAATCATCCCAAGTTAAGTCTCTCTTGTTTTGGTTGAGAAAACGTTGCTGAGGAAAAATCCCAACTTTTTCTCCAAGTTCAACGGGACTCGACGGGCGAAAAAGTACAGTCGTCTTTCGTTTTTCATCTGACGTTCCAGTAGTTTTTTGAACCCCCGTCACTAAGCAATCGGACATAATGGCTGCCAATTTGTTTGCGTGGAAAGTTCAAAATACACGCAACTTGCTGGTTCATTATTTCGTCGGTTGTGTGATTGGAGGTGAATTGAGCCGAACCTGAATAAAAGCCCTTATTTCCCATTAGGGGACCATTAAATTGCAGATCGAGAAGATAAGCAGGAATTTTGGCATGTGGGTTAATTGAAATGGCAACAACCTTTCCAATGGCCATTTCAACTTTATTAAATTCTTGAATGGAGATAGTGGGTTTTTCTAGCAATTCGAATCCCTGGTTAAATCTTGCAGGAACTCTACATATGTCTTTTGATATTTGTCGATCGAGGGCCAGATTACCGCTTGCTCGTTTAGTTTTTTCACGCTATCCTAAAAAGATCAAAGAGGAGAAAGCTATGAATAAGCTCATTTTAATGCGCCATGGACAATCGGAATGGAACCGTCTGAATCTCTTTACTGGCTGGGTAGATATCCCTCTTTCACCTCTTGGTATTGAAGAAGCTTTGGTGGGGGGAGATCGAATTAAAGACATCCCGATTGATATCATTTATACAACATCACTCATGCGTGCGCAAATGACTGCTATGCTTGCCATGAGTCGCCATACATCGGGAAAAACTCCCGTGATTCTTCATCCTGGGCAAGGAAAACTCCAAGAGTGGGGAAAGATCTATAGTAAGACTGCAGAAGAGTCGTGTATTCCAGTGATATGTGCTTGGGAACTAAATGAGCGAATGTATGGCGAACTGCAAGGATTAAATAAAGCTGAAACTGCCGAAAAATTTGGAGCTGATCAAGTAAAAATATGGCGTAGAAGTTTTGATGTCCCGCCTCCAAATGGGGAAAGTTTGGAGATGACAGCTGCGCGTTCAATTCCTTATTTTGAAGAAAATATCCTTCCTCAGCTACAAGAAGGCAAAAATGTTTTTGTGTCTGCGCATGGAAATTCCCTACGTTCGATCATCATGTACTTAGATCAGTTGTCGCGGGAAGAAGTATTAAATCTTGAATTAGCCACTGGAGAGCCTATTTTCTATATGTTCCAAGATGGTAAAGTAATCAGAGAGTCTTAAATGCCAAATGGAATTTATTTAGATAATAACCTTGTGACACGTCCATCTAAGAAGGCTGTCAGTGAAATGCTTCCTTTTTTGACGGATCGATGGGGAACACCTTCAGCGCCGCACCGGATGGGACAAGAATTATTCCCTGCAATGTCTGAAAGCTATAAAGCCTTGTACGCTTTAATCGGTGCGAAAGAGGTTGATGACATTATTTTTACTTCTTCAGGAGAAGAAGCTGTGAATCATGTTTTTACGGCAGCTTTTCACGATATCATGTTGCCGACAGGTCGAAATCAATTGATTTGTGCCAATCAGGATGAAGCCCCTGCGCTGATGGCGATTGGCCGACTTGAACAACATGGTTGTGTTGGTAAGTTTGTGTCTGCCAATCAGGAAGGGCGCGTAACAGCGGAAGAAATAGCCGATCATATCACTCCAAGAACTGCCCTCGTTTCACTTTCATGGGCAAATGGTTTGACGGGTGTTATAAATCCTGTGCATGAAATCGGCGCTCTTTGTCAGCAAAGGGGTATTAAATTTCATCTAGATGCGACACATGTTCTAGGAAAGCTATTCTTTAATTTGGAAGACGTACAAGCGGATTTCATCACATTTAGTGGCGATCGTTTCCATGCTCCGAAGGGGACTGGTGGTCTTTACATTAAAGCAGGGGTGAAGTGCAGTTCCTTCATTTTAGGAGGGCTTGAACAAGGTGGATTACGCGCGGGGAATTTAAATGTACCCGCTTTAGTTGCTCTTGCAGCAGCTGCAAAAGAAGCTGTTGAAACGCGAGATTTAATGTGTACGGAAATTGCACGCCTTCGAAACAAATTGGAAACTGGAATTAAAGAAAGTTATCCTGAAGCGGTCTTGTTTTTTGATGAACAAGAAAGACTTCCACACACAACGACTATCGCTTTTCCTGGAATTGCCAATGAAGCTTTGCTCTACGCGCTTAACCGACAGTTGGTTTTTGCAAGCATTGGAGGCGGTTCTTTTCAGCAGATCGGGTTAGTTTTAGCCGCTTCAGGAATCAATCCCCAATTAGCTCATTCGGCTTTAAGTTTCAGTTTGTCACGTGAGACGACGGAAGATGAAATTGACCGCGCGACATGGATCGTTACCGAAACAGCAAAGTATCTTAGACGCGCATCTCAAAAAATTTTAAAGTAAAGAATTAAGCATGAGTCTCGCAGCCCTAATCACGCCTTTTCCTTGGAGCCGATATAGTAAAAAATTGGCCGCTAAAATTGACAACCCGCGCTCCATCGGTTTTTTTACTTCTGAGGAATCAGAAGCTCGTTGCATGTTTTTAGCAGAAGGGACAGAAGGATCACTTGAAGAAGGAAATTTAGTTCGCTTTTATTGGTTGGTAGATACAGATGATGGGATCATCGTCGATGCCAAGTTCCAAGCTTACGGGCAATCAGTTTTAATAGGCGCCGCAGAAATTGCTTGTGAGCTGATGGTTGGAAAAAACTACGACCAAGCTCGACGTATAAGCGTCGAATTAATCGATCGGCATGTGCGAGATAAGGCTGAAGAAACCGCTTTTCCCAAAGAAACCTACCCCCATTTGAATCTTATTTTAAGTGCCATTGAAGATGCTTTCGAAAAATGTATCGGAATTCCCGTTGCAGAGAGTTATATCGCCCCACCCGTGCCATCTGAAATCGGTGAAGTTGTGGAAGGTGGGTATCCAGGTTGGAAAGAGTTAACCATCAAAAAGAAAATTGCTGTCATTGAAGAGATTATGAACCGAGATATTAGACCTTATATTGCCTTAGATGGTGGAGGGGTTGAAGTATTGAATATCTTAGAAGACAGAGAGATTGTGATTGGCTATCAAGGGAATTGTACCTCTTGCTACTCATCAATCGGCACCACACTTTCCTATATTCAGCAAGTTTTAAGAGCTAAGGTTTATCCAGATATTATAGTTACTCCAGATACTTCTATATTTAATTAACATCCTATATAATAGAAAGGGATTAATATATAAAGGTGGATAATATGACGGATCAATTTTCCATTAAATTAAAAAATACAACGCTTAACTGGAATCGAGAAGATCTTTCAGCTAAACTGAAAAAGCTTAGTGAATTAGATGATCAAGGCAAGCTAGGCGGAAAAACAGTCGTTATAAAGAAAGACTTATCTGTAAAAACTTTGGGAAAGGTGAAGCAATTTTTTTGGTCTATGTTGTCAAATACTCGTCTGGGGCGTCGCATATATGGGGTGGATTATAACCAAAATGAAGCAATCTTCACTCAAATAAAAGACAAATTAACTCCTACTGACAATGATCTAATTG
This genomic interval from Parachlamydia acanthamoebae contains the following:
- a CDS encoding pseudouridine synthase; its protein translation is MDKTKQRLSKVMAAAGVASRRACEMLIFDGCVTVNGEVTLVPQTLVDENDVITCKGQSVGKKQNKVYYILNKPIGYICSNKRNKDSKIVLDLFDTVEERLFTVGRLDKDTSGLIIVTNDGHFANRVIHPSANIHKEYLVKTNEEVEAEHLSALSSGTLVEKTFVRPIRVSKVRRGTLKITIAEGKKREIRLLMESVKLPVLELTRIRIGGLHLGPLQPGEWREMTAREQTLLFE
- a CDS encoding small ribosomal subunit Rsm22 family protein, which encodes MKRKPIPKADLETLIPLLMGTWRRFHKISGPSDRLQTREFRGVVEAITQLQEAFNAGTPPKKHYFEDPKLLGAYLLYQWVVHYQQGLSLLGELPSSPKRILDLCSGPAPFSFAALKHGAREVFALDQNQTALQLAGEISGRYGFPIQIRRWEHPSSLPVSGEFDCIILGHCLEELFPISVKGAIEKQQQFLDYLLRLLTPHGYLVIVGNSFGESNNRILQIRDAMVKKRVPIQAPCVWQGECPALQTSNSPCYAQREFEKPYLIKELQRAAQINLSSLKMSYLILRSPQAAWPKLEQEQALYRIISPPVDSFQGKKFYLCGTGGKKSLSSRLPEHPPESKAFDFLRRGDLISIEKAFEVKSSYEIIAETSLKLKAPAGKPLPEIEP
- a CDS encoding NifU family protein; the protein is MSLAALITPFPWSRYSKKLAAKIDNPRSIGFFTSEESEARCMFLAEGTEGSLEEGNLVRFYWLVDTDDGIIVDAKFQAYGQSVLIGAAEIACELMVGKNYDQARRISVELIDRHVRDKAEETAFPKETYPHLNLILSAIEDAFEKCIGIPVAESYIAPPVPSEIGEVVEGGYPGWKELTIKKKIAVIEEIMNRDIRPYIALDGGGVEVLNILEDREIVIGYQGNCTSCYSSIGTTLSYIQQVLRAKVYPDIIVTPDTSIFN
- a CDS encoding 2,3-bisphosphoglycerate-dependent phosphoglycerate mutase, encoding MNKLILMRHGQSEWNRLNLFTGWVDIPLSPLGIEEALVGGDRIKDIPIDIIYTTSLMRAQMTAMLAMSRHTSGKTPVILHPGQGKLQEWGKIYSKTAEESCIPVICAWELNERMYGELQGLNKAETAEKFGADQVKIWRRSFDVPPPNGESLEMTAARSIPYFEENILPQLQEGKNVFVSAHGNSLRSIIMYLDQLSREEVLNLELATGEPIFYMFQDGKVIRES
- a CDS encoding cysteine desulfurase family protein, which gives rise to MPNGIYLDNNLVTRPSKKAVSEMLPFLTDRWGTPSAPHRMGQELFPAMSESYKALYALIGAKEVDDIIFTSSGEEAVNHVFTAAFHDIMLPTGRNQLICANQDEAPALMAIGRLEQHGCVGKFVSANQEGRVTAEEIADHITPRTALVSLSWANGLTGVINPVHEIGALCQQRGIKFHLDATHVLGKLFFNLEDVQADFITFSGDRFHAPKGTGGLYIKAGVKCSSFILGGLEQGGLRAGNLNVPALVALAAAAKEAVETRDLMCTEIARLRNKLETGIKESYPEAVLFFDEQERLPHTTTIAFPGIANEALLYALNRQLVFASIGGGSFQQIGLVLAASGINPQLAHSALSFSLSRETTEDEIDRATWIVTETAKYLRRASQKILK